From the genome of Sphingobacterium sp. UGAL515B_05:
TCATTGGACGGATCGACCCTAAAACTGGTACAGTGGAAGCTTTAGTCGATCTATCTAAATTACGTGAACATGTAACACAACATGAGGATTTAGATGTATTAAATGGTATCGCCTACAATAAAAGATCAAACACTTTCTTTGTTACCGGTAAAAACTGGGATAAAATGTTCGAGATAAAGCTAACAGAATAGCTTTATCTCCATTAAAAAAACAACATATTGTTCCAGAAACATCCAAATTGCGGTATCGCTAACTTTATGGTAATTCTTTCATTTTGTTAAAACCTTCGGTTACCATAGGTACAATTTGCGGTGTAAATAACTGTGGCATAAACGCCCCTGCCTCCATATCTTTATTGACAATCCATTGCGCATATTTATCTACTAAAAATTGTAATCGCTGTGCTGAAGATAATCCTGGTAAGGTATAATAGATACTTTTTTCGCCTTCTTTCCCTTCCATCTGCACATACCTCCCTTTGGTCACATTCAGGTGACTGCGGTGTTCAAAATCACGTAGAAAGAGCTCATCTTTATCGACATTATCCCATTTGGGGTCACGTGGGCAACAAACCGATCCGTAACTTTCTCTTCGATAAACGGTAAGCATGCCTTTTGGGGAAATTGGTTTAACAAAATCGAACCTCGCGTTATCTTCGCCAGAAAGCCGGATGCTGTCGACTTTAACCCCACCATCCTCTCTTTTTATGGAATAATAAAAATTGGTCGTCGCAGGTTCTATACACATTCCGTTTTTCGAGGCTTCTTTGGCAACCTCATCATAATACCTCCAATCGGGGACAATCAGTACAAAATGCTGAAGATCGGGATAGAATTCAGTTGACCTCTTTAGTAACTCCACTGGAATTCTAGTACTCAAAAAGAAAACGTAAGTGGAATCTGGGACGATCTGCAAAGGAAGATCTATTAAATAACTGCCATTTTTCTGAGTCACAAAATCATTGTCGATCATCACAACCTGACCATAGTATTCGCGATACCAATCGGGTTTCACAGTATCAGCTAATGAATACGGGGGTATTGACTGATGCGCAGCTATTTTGCTCTTACAGGACAATGCCATCATGGGTAAAATGATAAGCAAATACCACTTATTTTTTAGTGTTAACATTGTTATAAAATTAAAATATATTTCAACTACTTTCCTGTTTGACTATCTACTTTTATTCCAGCTTGATTCATGAAGGCTATTTGATGTCCTAAACACGACTCAGCTAAGGCTGCAATTTTCTCTTTTTCATCAGTAATCTCCCGCAACAGACTTTTCCGACCCCCTTTTTTCTGTTCATCAATATATTTAATTAATAAAACACCATATCCATCAACGATCTCTGTCATGTAACCAACTGTAGCGATGTGAAAACTTTCGGCAGTTTTACTGTATTCCAATTGAGAGGCTTCACATTTTATTCCTTTTATGTAACTACTCAAAGCGCGTGCCTCATTCAATTTCATAGGATAAGAATAGTCTGATTTATCGACATCATATTCACCTTCCAGCAATTTTCCATAGCTCTCATCCATTTTTTCTCGACAGCTATGCAATAGCTTAGCCATTTTCTCGTTGTACCCCGATTCCAAATTACCCCTACAGGAACACATGGTAAATATCATAAAGATTAAAGCTAGCATTCTCATTTCTTGATTTTTTTTACAAAAAAAAGCTTTTTAAAACAGTCTTTCCGTTTCGTTTAATATTCGTGGTCTTTGTTTTAAGATTCGTTATTTCCCGCACAATCTACTTGCTCAAAACAATACGCTTATACCTACTTTGTACAAAATGTTCGTTACCCTGAAAGATGAAAAGGTTGCTCTTTTAAAAAACGGAATCCATAAAAATCACCTTATGCTGTGTTATTAAGAAAAAAGACCCTTCGAAACCGACTATTTTAGCATTTAATTAACCGTTTTTAAAAAAAAACAAGAAAAAGACTATATTTAACAAGATTCACACATCATTTAACGCAGAAAACTTTGTTTCTTAAAAAGAATTACGGAACTTAGAGCGAATAAACCACCGAAATATGAATAATAGACCTTTAAACGGAATGACCAACGAAGAGCTTCAAACCAACAAAAAAAATGCTCAGGTAATTACTTGGATGCTCACAGCCATGCTCTTGATCTTATTAGGCATGGGAATCTACACCTCAATTAGCAAAGGATTCAGTGCATTAATGGCTATTCCTTTCGCCTTATCTCCCATTGTTATTCTGAATTTTAAAAGAATAAAAGAAATCAATGAAGAACTCAAAATAAGAGGAGCTCAATAGCGTCGTCATGAAGCACCTCTCATTATTCATATTCTTTATTCTCATCGCGGATATCGCATTTAGTCAAGAGATAAGTAAATCGACGACACAGACGATCACACAATCGGGTATTGGACTCGGTTCCGTAATTGCCGTTGTCACCTCATGGGATCGCAACAAATCTATACTTTGGGCTTTAATTCATGGAATACTAGGTTGGTTATACGTCATCTATTATGCCTTCACCCGCAACGAGTAACGATTATTAAATATAATTCTCACCAGAAGAGCCAAGCCGATCATGACCAAAATGTCTTTTCTTAATAACATCGCGATCAATTCCTTTTCTATATCTCGTCCCCAATCAAACACATGAGTTCCTCACCTATTTCCCATACAGATTTTGTCATTGAAGAAGTCAAAGAATCTAGCATTAACTTAATTTCCGAACTAGTAGACCTGACATTTAATATTGTCCAAGGAGGTGCCTCCGTAGGTTTTATGGAAGATCTAACAGTTAAGCAGGCAAGAAAATTTTGGACTGAGGTACTGAGCAAAGTCAAACTACAGAAAACAGTATTAATTGTCGCTAAAAATACTTTTACAAATCGAATCGCAGGCACTGTTCAACTGCAAATAGACCTCCCATCAAATCAGACACATCGTGCAGATGTTGCCAAAATGTTAGTCCATACTGAATTTCGAAGAATGGGTATTGCACAAAATTTACTTCAACACATTGAAAATATAGCCATTGATCTAAATAAGACACTACTGGTACTAGATACTGTAACCGATAGCCCGGCTTATATTATGTATCAAAAATGTGGCTGGACGATAGTCGGAGATATCCCAAATTATGCGCTCTTCCCCAATGGAACATGGTGTAGTACGACATACTTTTACAAAAGCTTAATTCTGCCGGCAAAATAAAAAAGCCTCCAAAATAATTAAATATTCATTTGGAGGCTTCTCTTAATTATTTGGGCGTTTCACATAAGAAACTCCATCTACCTATAGACCCTATCTATTTTTGTACCATACCGGTCCCGGTTTTTCGCCCATTTCTAGCACCAATGTCGCTCCGGACATAATTTGTTCATGTGTGATATAACTTGTTTCAAGAGGCTTACCATCGATCGTAATGGCTTGTATATAAATATTGGATTTACTGACATGCTTAGCTTTCACGGTAAATTTCTTTCCATTGGACAATTTCAATTCAGCTTTTTCAAATAAAGGTGTACCGATTTCGTATTTTCCACTGATGGGATCTACAGGATAAAATCCCAATGAGCTGAATACATACCAAGCCGACATCTGCCCGCAGTCATCATTTCCACTTAATCCAGAAGGTGTATTCAAGTAAAGCTTGTTCATTACCTCCGCTGCATATTGCTGCGTTTTCCAAGGCTGTCCAACCGCATTAAATAAATAGATTGCATGATGGCTTGGCTCGTTACCGTGTGCATATTGGCCAATCATTCCTGTACTAAAAATTGGTAGTTTGCTGGTGTCAGAAGGATGAAATGTAAACATGCTATCTAACTTCTGTCCAAAGCGCTCTTGTCCACCAACGAGTTTAATCAATCCAGGGATATCATGTTGTACAGACCAAAAATATTGCCATGCATTACTTTCACAGATATGCGCGCTATATTCCTCCGCATCAAATGGGGTAATAAACTTACCATGGCTATCTCGAGGTTGCATAAATGAAGTAGCCGGATTATACACATTTTTATAATTTTGAGCTCTTGCAAAAAATGTTCCCGCAATCTCTTTCTTTCCCATCTTATCGGCCATCATTGCGATGCAATGATCGTCATAGGCATATTCAAGTGTTCTTGATAGGGACCAGTTTTCGGCATTGTATTCATCTTTGACATCATAAGGCACATAGCCTAGCTTTTTATACAGACCTATACCCCGGTAATTGTCAATATTAGCTGTGGCAACACAGGCTTCTAACGCTTTTGATGCATCAAAATCACCAATTCCTTTTAAATATGCATCTACAATGACAGGAATGGCATGATTCCCAATCATCATATCCGTTTCACTTCCGTAAATATTCCATACCGGTAATCGGCCGTGCTGTTCATAAAAGGCTATGAAGGACTTAATCATATCATTTACTCGGCTAGGGTCGATATAGGTAAATAACGGATGGGAAGCTCTATAAGTGTCCCAAAGTGAGAATGTGCTATAATTAGTCCAACCTTCGGCCTGATGTACCTTCCGGTCAGCCCCCATATACGCACCATCAACATCACCGAAAATCGTCGGTGCTAACATGGAATGATATAACGCTGTATAGAACTTAACCTGCTCCTCTTTGTCTTTGGTCTCGATCGATACCCTACCCAATTCATGATTCCAATTTTGCTCGGCCTCCTTTAAATAATAATCAAAGTCATCTTTTGGAACTTCTGCCTTTAAGTTCTTGGAAGCGCCTTCCATACTTACTCCCGAAAGGGCCGTACTTAAAGTCACTTGTTCTCCAGCTGCTGTCTTGAAATCAAAACGTGCTTTGAATGCTGTACCAATTCGTTTTGCGCCTTTTGCCGTTGTATCAGCGCTGGATAATATTGCTGAACTATCGATATGAACGGCCATAAAAGGCTTAGAAAACCGAGTTTCAAAATAAACGCGTTGGCCTCTTGCCCAGCCCTCCGAAAAACGATAACCACGAATAGTGACAGAATCAACTACTTCGATGTGTGAATCCGTGGTAGCATCCCAATTCATTGCTTTCTTTAAGTCTAAAAATACAGCAGACTCGGCTTTTGGAAAGGTATAACGTTGAATACCACAGCGTGCCGTTGCTGTCAGCTCCACATTTATATCGTAATCAGTAAGTTTTACCTGATAGTATCCGGCGTGAGCCTTTTCGTCTTTATGCGAAAATTTGGAATGTATACCTAAGGGAGCAGCAGCTTCATGATATGGTAAGGTAACCGGCATGAAAGATATGTCGTACAAGTCGCCGGCACCAGTTCCACTTAGATGTGTATGGCTAAAGCCGGAAATCGTACTGTCGGGATAAAAGTATCCGGAAATACGGTCCCAGCCAGGTAGTCCATTATCTGGGCTGAGCTGCACCATCCCAAAAGGCGACTGTGCTCCAGGATATGTATTGCCCGTAAAATCCGTTCCGATAAAAGGATTTACATATTCTACATAAGAAGTCTCATTGGACTTTTTTATTGAAGCGCAACCAATTAAGGACAAAAGGCCTGCACAGACCGCATAATTAATATATTTCATCGTGTAGATCAGTTTTTCAATTTAGTTTGCCTAATTATCTATTTCCAGTAACGATTAGAATATCTTTACTGTTGACCAAAGTCTGATGGTTGATTTTAAATCCATTGAATGGTTTTCCATCGATAACGATCTTTTTGATATAATCACCAGCACCCGCTTTTTGACGTCTTATCGTCACTTTGTCGCCGTTTGGATAATATTTCTTATCGAGTTGGATGGTCACTTTGTCGAATACAGGTGTTACAACGGTATAATCTGGTCTACCTGGACAAAAAGGATAGATTCCAATCATGTTCATTAAAGCCCATGTAGACATTGTTCCCGTATCGTCATTTCCTGGTATACCTCCGGGACTGTTTGTAAAATGTTTCTCCAGAATTTCTTTAACCAGTTTTTGGGTACGCCACTCTTCTCCTTTGATTTCTGAAAACACATGTGGATACAGCATATCTGGTTCGTTGGTAACATCAAAATACCCTTTATCAAACGTTGCCTGCAGTCTATCCACAAATTTTTGCTTTCCACCTATCAATTTCACCAAACCAGGTATATCAAATGGTATGGCAAAACTATAGTTCCAAGCGTTACCTTCATGGAAACCATGATTAGGTTCAAAATTGGCGCCCATCAATGGGCTAAATGGACTTAAAAACTCGCCGTTAGGAAGAATAGGTCTGAAAGTCCCATACTCCGAAGAATAATAATGTTTATATCCCTGCGCTCGCTTAGCAAAAAGCTGGGCATCTTTGGTTTTCCCCAATGAACCGGCCAGTTGGGCTAAGTTCCAATCGGCAACATAATATTCTATGGCATGAGATACCGAATTATCGAATGAATCGCGCAGTGGAACATACCCATACTTCACATAGTCCGCATTGTCGGGTCTAATTTTATTCGTGGAGTCCGTAGTCGTTGCCGATTTCAGAAACGCTTCATAAGCTGTATTGATATCAAAATCCCGAATGCCTTTCATCCATGCATCAACGATCACTGGAACTGCCGGATCGCCATCCATGGTATAGCTTTCTCGGCTATACAACTCCCATTTGGGCATCCAACCACTTTCCTTATAAATATCGATCATGGAACGTATCATGCCCACCTGCTTATCGGGATAAACCAGTGACATTAAAGGCTGAACATTTCGGTACGTATCCCATAGCGAAAACACGGTGTAACGCTTGTGATCTGCAACAAGTGTTTTCCGACTTTCCATTGCCGGATATTCTCCGTTTACATCCTGCAAGATATTTGGATGAATCATAGCATGATATAAAGCCGTATAGAACACTGTTTTTTGGTCCTCTGTACCGCCTTCTACCTGTATCTTTGACAATGCATTGTTCCAAAGCGAAGCTGCGTGCTTTTGTGTTTTTTCAAAGCTAAAGTCTGCTTGTTCAGCATCTAGATTTTTACGCGCATTCTCAACGCTCACAAATGATACGGCAAGCTGTACTTCTAAGCTTTCATTTTCTTTGACATCAAAACTAAAATATGCGCCAAGATCATCGCCGGAAAGCTGATCGGTATAGTCCGTAAAAATTTTATATTTTCCGGCATCTCTATTCCAATCGTTTTCCCATTTTTCTCCGGCACGCTGGAATTTCCAATATCCTCTTTTTGATGGTTTTTTATTGACACGCATAACAAAAAAGATCGGGTAAACAGCCTGATTGTTCGTGTAACAGAAGGAGCCCAACAATTTAGATCCTTCTATTTCGGTATCACTTACATAACGAACTGTTGCTCCCGTTTCATTTGTTAAACCTTCGCCCAAATTAAGCAGGATATTTGCCTGTCCTTTTGGAAAAGTAAATTTAGAAACACCTACACGGGTTGTCGCTGAAACTTCGGTCTTGATACCGTATTTCTTTAACACATTGCTATAATACCCCGGATGGGCAACCTCCTGCGTATAGGTACTTCCATATTGATGATAATCAACCTCTAATTTACCTGAGGTTGGCATCAACAACAGACTTCCCATGTCTGGACATCCTACCCCACTTAAATTAACATGAGAAAAACCTGTAAAATAACTGTTGCTATGTTC
Proteins encoded in this window:
- a CDS encoding redox-active disulfide protein 2, coding for MNNRPLNGMTNEELQTNKKNAQVITWMLTAMLLILLGMGIYTSISKGFSALMAIPFALSPIVILNFKRIKEINEELKIRGAQ
- a CDS encoding GNAT family N-acetyltransferase codes for the protein MSSSPISHTDFVIEEVKESSINLISELVDLTFNIVQGGASVGFMEDLTVKQARKFWTEVLSKVKLQKTVLIVAKNTFTNRIAGTVQLQIDLPSNQTHRADVAKMLVHTEFRRMGIAQNLLQHIENIAIDLNKTLLVLDTVTDSPAYIMYQKCGWTIVGDIPNYALFPNGTWCSTTYFYKSLILPAK
- a CDS encoding GH92 family glycosyl hydrolase, producing MKYINYAVCAGLLSLIGCASIKKSNETSYVEYVNPFIGTDFTGNTYPGAQSPFGMVQLSPDNGLPGWDRISGYFYPDSTISGFSHTHLSGTGAGDLYDISFMPVTLPYHEAAAPLGIHSKFSHKDEKAHAGYYQVKLTDYDINVELTATARCGIQRYTFPKAESAVFLDLKKAMNWDATTDSHIEVVDSVTIRGYRFSEGWARGQRVYFETRFSKPFMAVHIDSSAILSSADTTAKGAKRIGTAFKARFDFKTAAGEQVTLSTALSGVSMEGASKNLKAEVPKDDFDYYLKEAEQNWNHELGRVSIETKDKEEQVKFYTALYHSMLAPTIFGDVDGAYMGADRKVHQAEGWTNYSTFSLWDTYRASHPLFTYIDPSRVNDMIKSFIAFYEQHGRLPVWNIYGSETDMMIGNHAIPVIVDAYLKGIGDFDASKALEACVATANIDNYRGIGLYKKLGYVPYDVKDEYNAENWSLSRTLEYAYDDHCIAMMADKMGKKEIAGTFFARAQNYKNVYNPATSFMQPRDSHGKFITPFDAEEYSAHICESNAWQYFWSVQHDIPGLIKLVGGQERFGQKLDSMFTFHPSDTSKLPIFSTGMIGQYAHGNEPSHHAIYLFNAVGQPWKTQQYAAEVMNKLYLNTPSGLSGNDDCGQMSAWYVFSSLGFYPVDPISGKYEIGTPLFEKAELKLSNGKKFTVKAKHVSKSNIYIQAITIDGKPLETSYITHEQIMSGATLVLEMGEKPGPVWYKNR
- a CDS encoding GH92 family glycosyl hydrolase, which gives rise to MKAINNVVYQDYMIKSIRFLLLGLFLWENVSAQKLPTDYVNPFIGTSNYGTTNPGAQVPNGLMNVSPFNVMGSSLNAFDKDARWWSTPYEHSNSYFTGFSHVNLSGVGCPDMGSLLLMPTSGKLEVDYHQYGSTYTQEVAHPGYYSNVLKKYGIKTEVSATTRVGVSKFTFPKGQANILLNLGEGLTNETGATVRYVSDTEIEGSKLLGSFCYTNNQAVYPIFFVMRVNKKPSKRGYWKFQRAGEKWENDWNRDAGKYKIFTDYTDQLSGDDLGAYFSFDVKENESLEVQLAVSFVSVENARKNLDAEQADFSFEKTQKHAASLWNNALSKIQVEGGTEDQKTVFYTALYHAMIHPNILQDVNGEYPAMESRKTLVADHKRYTVFSLWDTYRNVQPLMSLVYPDKQVGMIRSMIDIYKESGWMPKWELYSRESYTMDGDPAVPVIVDAWMKGIRDFDINTAYEAFLKSATTTDSTNKIRPDNADYVKYGYVPLRDSFDNSVSHAIEYYVADWNLAQLAGSLGKTKDAQLFAKRAQGYKHYYSSEYGTFRPILPNGEFLSPFSPLMGANFEPNHGFHEGNAWNYSFAIPFDIPGLVKLIGGKQKFVDRLQATFDKGYFDVTNEPDMLYPHVFSEIKGEEWRTQKLVKEILEKHFTNSPGGIPGNDDTGTMSTWALMNMIGIYPFCPGRPDYTVVTPVFDKVTIQLDKKYYPNGDKVTIRRQKAGAGDYIKKIVIDGKPFNGFKINHQTLVNSKDILIVTGNR